The Ooceraea biroi isolate clonal line C1 chromosome 11, Obir_v5.4, whole genome shotgun sequence genome includes a region encoding these proteins:
- the LOC105274589 gene encoding xenotropic and polytropic retrovirus receptor 1-like isoform X1 — translation MKFAEHLSAHITPEWRKQYINYEEMKALLYAAVEQAPSAEASEAHVLESYFSKFDEKFFHYCDKELTKINTFYSEKLAEATRRFATLNNELSEILSVSEDAQSRKARYRSHILHKKPVSARKLQELKLAFSEFYLFLILLQNYQNLNFTGFRKILKKHDKLLNVDIGAKWRADHVDTAIFHTRKDIDRLIVETEALVTRDLEHGDRQRAMKRLRVPPLGEHLSPWITFKVGLFSGAFIILFIAVMLSAMRYTKKDNWKVLCRIYRGPLLMIEFLFLMGINVYGWRSSGVNHVLIFELDPRNHLSEQHIIEMATVLGLVWSMSILSFLYSDMLGVPPFVQPVLFYALLALFLFNPTKTLRHEARFWTLRVLGRVFCAPFFYVGFADFWLADQLNSLHTVFLDFQYFVCFYIQNSSWTDVTDAETCIMRELSMRPFVVCLPAWFRFAQCLRRYRDTKETFPHLLNAVKYATSFFVVIFSYLHLTNKKYYALSTENPYFYLWLTVSVVSSCFTYSWDVKLDWGLFDSSAGENKFLREEIVYSSPYYYYFAMVEDFILRFGWAFSLSLTEMGYVHADLMVSIVAPLEVFRRFVWNFFRLENEHLNNCGKFRAVRDISVAPVDCSDQTQILRMMDASDGVINRRRKQKVDEKRKPMRLLLKGESLLDDSC, via the exons ATGAAATTCGCGGAGCACCTGAGCGCTCACATTACACCGGAATGGAGGAAGCAGTATATCAACTATGAG GAAATGAAGGCTCTACTATATGCTGCAGTGGAACAAGCCCCATCAGCAGAAGCGAGCGAGGCACATGTGTTGGAGAGCTACTTTAGCAAGTTTGACGAAAAGTTTTTCCATTATTGCGACAAGGAACTGACCAAGATAAATACCTTCTATTCTG AAAAGTTAGCAGAAGCCACACGTAGATTTGCTACGCTTAACAACGAACTGAGCGAGATCTTATCCGTTTCTGAGGATGCCCAGAGTCGCAAGGCACGTTATCGCAGTCATATCCTTCACAAGAAGCCAGTGTCGGCGCGCAAACTACAAGAGCTCAAATTGGCGTTCTCCGAATTTTACctctttcttattttacttCAGAATTATCAAAATCTGAATTTTACTGGATTCCGGAAAATCTTGAAGAAGCATGACAAA CTTCTTAACGTGGACATTGGGGCGAAATGGCGTGCAGACCATGTTGACACAGCAATTTTTCATACGCGTAAGGATATAGACAGGCTCATTGTGGAAACTGAGGCTCTGGTCACTCGAGATCTGGAGCACGGCGACCGTCAACGAGCTATGAAACGGCTTAGGGTACCTCCACTCGGAGAACATCTCTCCCCGTGGATCACATTTAAAGTCGGCCTTTTTTCTGGTGCTTTTATCATTCTTTTCATAGCTGTGATGTTATCCG CTATGCGATACACGAAAAAGGACAACTGGAAGGTACTATGTCGAATTTATCGTGGACCACTTCTCATGATAGAATTCCTTTTTCTTATGGGAATCAACGTTTATGGTTGGAGGTCTTCTGGCGTGAACCATGTATTAATATTCGAACTGGATCCACGCAATCATCTGTCCGAGCAg CACATCATCGAAATGGCAACCGTACTCGGCTTGGTCTGGTCTATGTCCATTCTGTCCTTTCTGTATAGCGATATGCTAGGTGTACCGCCCTTTGTTCAACCA GTGCTGTTCTATGCGCTACTGGCATTATTCCTGTTCAATCCCACCAAGACGCTGCGACACGAGGCCAGATTCTGGACGCTACGCGTCCTGGGCCGCGTCTTCTGCGCACCCTTCTTCTACGTAGGCTTCGCAGACTTCTGGCTCGCCGATCAACTCAACTCCCTTCACACCGTCTTCCTAGATTTCCAGTATTTTGTCTGCTTCTACATTCAGAATTCCTCTTGGACCGATGTCACAG ATGCGGAAACCTGTATAATGCGTGAATTGTCGATGAGACCATTCGTGGTGTGTTTACCAGCCTGGTTTCGATTTGCCCAATGTCTCAGACGTTACCGGGACACCAAAGAAACTTTTCCGCACCTGTTGAACGCAGTCAAATATGCAACGAGCTTCTTTGTAGTCATCTTTTCTTACCTACACTTGACGAACAAAA AATACTACGCGCTATCTACGGAGAATCCTTACTTCTATTTGTGGCTGACAGTCAGTGTGGTgagttcttgcttcacgtatTCGTGGGATGTGAAACTGGATTGGGGCCTCTTTGACAGTAGCGCAGGGGAGAACAAGTTCCTCAGAGAAGAAATAGTTTATTCATCACCC tattattactattttgcGATGGTCGAGGACTTTATCTTGCGATTCGGTTGGGCGTTCTCCTTGTCCCTGACAGAGATGGGGTACGTCCACGCAGACCTTATGGTTTCCATAGTCGCTCCATTAGAAGTCTTCAG GCGCTTCGTGTGGAATTTCTTCCGCCTGGAGAACGAGCATCTGAATAACTGCGGGAAGTTCAGAGCGGTAAGGGACATCTCGGTCGCACCGGTCGACTGCTCGGATCAGACGCAGATACTAAGGATGATGGACGCTTCCGATGGCGTGATAAATCGCAGAAGAAAGCAGAAAGTCGATGAGAAGCGCAAGCCGATGCGATTGCTCTTGAAAGGCGAGTCGCTGTTGGATGATAGTTGTTAA
- the LOC113562980 gene encoding xenotropic and polytropic retrovirus receptor 1 homolog has protein sequence MWNYFRLENEHLYNVGKFRAVRDISIGPIRRDEDNDLGNMIHLMDSLCEDDDYGNGDDNDDDGLTFQDQSVVICLF, from the coding sequence ATGTGGAATTACTTTCGGCTGGAGAACGAGCATCTGTACAACGTAGGCAAGTTCCGGGCAGTGCGAGATATCTCCATAGGGCCTATTAGACGCGACGAGGATAATGATCTCGGGAACATGATTCATCTGATGGATAGTCTATGCGAGGACGATGACTACGGGAACGGTGATGACAATGATGATGACGGATTAACGTTCCAAGACCAGAGTGTTGTAATTTgccttttttaa
- the LOC105274588 gene encoding methyltransferase-like protein 17, mitochondrial isoform X2: MEPIVSRMYRARFISLRRFSAKSKVVLDETTSTLFSNDEMKYRHHEGIIKPRTPDFPEWASKEIRDILKEKHVLLKDIKASAINLNRYLHNRRPPVEDHQLPEKLQKVEECLNERVTDNDQKISIEDIDFRTNRKARNILKQNVYNWQPIKFDKPTSLTYLVARSVQNYVVLYKILNEIKQRDKNFTPKTLFDFGSGFGTVMWAASEIWSNSIKEYFCVDVSEAMIELSERLAKAAKPQIAGISYRQYFPASMQPTYDIVVSAYSLFEMPGEMARLEAILKLWRKTENYLIIVEEGTNAGFKLVNEARDFVLKYANSKYKTDRQPSYVFSPCPHDFKCPRFVGNDVPCSLVVRYYPLKFLDATEHKSELYSYVVLKKSKRPEDDKQWPRLVEHTLKRHRHVICRMCVASGELKEEIFTKSKHGKHMYRCAKSTMWGDRLPLSYEQQQENPEEENPEDGTANERTSNTE, translated from the exons ATGGAGCCGATTGTATCGAGAATGTATCGCGCAAGATTCATATCGTTACGACGT TTTTCAGCAAAGTCGAAAGTTGTGCTTGATGAGACGACGTCTACTTTATTTTCTAATGATGAAATGAAGTACAGGCATCACGAGGGTATTATTAAGCCTAGAACACCAGACTTCCCAGAATGGGCATCAAAGGAAATACGAGATATTTTGAAAG AAAAGCATGTAttgttaaaagatattaagGCGAGCGCAATAAACTTAAATCGTTACTTGCACAACCGGCGTCCACCAGTGGAAGATCATCAGTTACCTGAAAAGTTACAGAAAGTAGAAGAATGTTTGAACGAACGAGTGACAGACAATGATCAAAAGATATCCATAGAGGATATAGATTTCCGAACGAACAGAAAAGccagaaatattttgaaacaaaatgtttataaCTGGCAGCCGATAAAGTTTGATAAACCTACTTCCCTCACATACTTGGTCGCCAGAAGTGTTCAGAATTATGTAGTTCTATATAAGATTCTAAACGAGATTAAACAACGTGACAAGAATTTTACACCCAAGACGTTATTCGATTTCGGTTCTGGCTTCGGTACAGTCATGTG GGCAGCATCTGAGATATGGTCAAACTCgataaaggaatatttttgTGTCGATGTATCGGAAGCAATGATAGAATTGTCAGAAAGATTAGCGAAAGCTGCAAAGCCTCAAATCGCAGGAATCTCCTATCGTCAATATTTCCCTGCATCTATGCAA ccTACTTATGATATTGTAGTAAGTGCGTATTCTTTGTTTGAAATGCCGGGTGAAATGGCACGTCTGGAAGCGATATTGAAACTTTGGAGGAAGACCGAAAACTATCTCATTATTGTAGAAGAAGGAACTAACGCAGGTTTTAAA TTGGTGAACGAAGCGCGAGATTTCGTCCTCAAATACGCAAATTCGAAATACAAAACTGACAGACAACCCAGTTACGTTTTCTCACCT TGTCCGCATGATTTCAAGTGTCCGAGATTCGTCGGAAACGATGTTCCGTGTAGCCTCGTCGTTCGGTATTACCCACTTAAATTTCTGGACGCTACAGAGCACAAGTCGGAACTTTACTCCTACGTCGTGCTTAAGAAAA GTAAACGTCCGGAGGACGACAAGCAATGGCCGAGACTCGTGGAACACACATTAAAACGTCACAGACACGTAATTTGTCGCATGTGTGTCGCCAGTGGTGAACTGAAGGAGGAAATCTTCACCAAGTCCAAGCATGGAAA GCATATGTATCGTTGCGCGAAGAGCACTATGTGGGGCGACAGATTACCTCTCAGTTACGAGCAACAACAGGAGAATCCAGAAGAAGAGAATCCGGAAGACGGCACAGCTAATGAAAGAACTAGTaatacagaataa
- the LOC105274588 gene encoding methyltransferase-like protein 17, mitochondrial isoform X1 yields MEPIVSRMYRARFISLRRFSAKSKVVLDETTSTLFSNDEMKYRHHEGIIKPRTPDFPEWASKEIRDILKEKHVLLKDIKASAINLNRYLHNRRPPVEDHQLPEKLQKVEECLNERVTDNDQKISIEDIDFRTNRKARNILKQNVYNWQPIKFDKPTSLTYLVARSVQNYVVLYKILNEIKQRDKNFTPKTLFDFGSGFGTVMWAASEIWSNSIKEYFCVDVSEAMIELSERLAKAAKPQIAGISYRQYFPASMQPTYDIVVSAYSLFEMPGEMARLEAILKLWRKTENYLIIVEEGTNAGFKLVNEARDFVLKYANSKYKTDRQPSYVFSPCPHDFKCPRFVGNDVPCSLVVRYYPLKFLDATEHKSELYSYVVLKKSKRPEDDKQWPRLVEHTLKRHRHVICRMCVASGELKEEIFTKSKHGKHMYRCAKSTMWGDRLPLSYEQQQENPEEENPEDGTANERTILSQRKLIRSLPKFTTRFRATPLKGLPMHRVNAYNVNIRLARNVWEEGHLKADRTLVHDQSRLYNGRENFSRCKVR; encoded by the exons ATGGAGCCGATTGTATCGAGAATGTATCGCGCAAGATTCATATCGTTACGACGT TTTTCAGCAAAGTCGAAAGTTGTGCTTGATGAGACGACGTCTACTTTATTTTCTAATGATGAAATGAAGTACAGGCATCACGAGGGTATTATTAAGCCTAGAACACCAGACTTCCCAGAATGGGCATCAAAGGAAATACGAGATATTTTGAAAG AAAAGCATGTAttgttaaaagatattaagGCGAGCGCAATAAACTTAAATCGTTACTTGCACAACCGGCGTCCACCAGTGGAAGATCATCAGTTACCTGAAAAGTTACAGAAAGTAGAAGAATGTTTGAACGAACGAGTGACAGACAATGATCAAAAGATATCCATAGAGGATATAGATTTCCGAACGAACAGAAAAGccagaaatattttgaaacaaaatgtttataaCTGGCAGCCGATAAAGTTTGATAAACCTACTTCCCTCACATACTTGGTCGCCAGAAGTGTTCAGAATTATGTAGTTCTATATAAGATTCTAAACGAGATTAAACAACGTGACAAGAATTTTACACCCAAGACGTTATTCGATTTCGGTTCTGGCTTCGGTACAGTCATGTG GGCAGCATCTGAGATATGGTCAAACTCgataaaggaatatttttgTGTCGATGTATCGGAAGCAATGATAGAATTGTCAGAAAGATTAGCGAAAGCTGCAAAGCCTCAAATCGCAGGAATCTCCTATCGTCAATATTTCCCTGCATCTATGCAA ccTACTTATGATATTGTAGTAAGTGCGTATTCTTTGTTTGAAATGCCGGGTGAAATGGCACGTCTGGAAGCGATATTGAAACTTTGGAGGAAGACCGAAAACTATCTCATTATTGTAGAAGAAGGAACTAACGCAGGTTTTAAA TTGGTGAACGAAGCGCGAGATTTCGTCCTCAAATACGCAAATTCGAAATACAAAACTGACAGACAACCCAGTTACGTTTTCTCACCT TGTCCGCATGATTTCAAGTGTCCGAGATTCGTCGGAAACGATGTTCCGTGTAGCCTCGTCGTTCGGTATTACCCACTTAAATTTCTGGACGCTACAGAGCACAAGTCGGAACTTTACTCCTACGTCGTGCTTAAGAAAA GTAAACGTCCGGAGGACGACAAGCAATGGCCGAGACTCGTGGAACACACATTAAAACGTCACAGACACGTAATTTGTCGCATGTGTGTCGCCAGTGGTGAACTGAAGGAGGAAATCTTCACCAAGTCCAAGCATGGAAA GCATATGTATCGTTGCGCGAAGAGCACTATGTGGGGCGACAGATTACCTCTCAGTTACGAGCAACAACAGGAGAATCCAGAAGAAGAGAATCCGGAAGACGGCACAGCTAATGAAAGAACTA TTTTATCTCAGCGGAAGTTGATCAGAAGTCTTCCAAAATTTACCACTCGTTTCCGTGCAACGCCACTTAAAGGCTTGCCAATGCATCGTGTTAATGCTTATAACGTAAACATCAGGCTTGCGAGAAACGTATGGGAAGAGGGGCATTTAAAAGCAGACCGAACGCTGGTCCACGACCAGTCCCGCTTATACAACGGACGAGAAAATTTCTCCAGGTGCAAGGTAAGATAA
- the LOC105274589 gene encoding xenotropic and polytropic retrovirus receptor 1-like isoform X2, producing MKFAEHLSAHITPEWRKQYINYEEMKALLYAAVEQAPSAEASEAHVLESYFSKFDEKFFHYCDKELTKINTFYSEKLAEATRRFATLNNELSEILSVSEDAQSRKARYRSHILHKKPVSARKLQELKLAFSEFYLFLILLQNYQNLNFTGFRKILKKHDKLLNVDIGAKWRADHVDTAIFHTRKDIDRLIVETEALVTRDLEHGDRQRAMKRLRVPPLGEHLSPWITFKVGLFSGAFIILFIAVMLSAMRYTKKDNWKVLCRIYRGPLLMIEFLFLMGINVYGWRSSGVNHVLIFELDPRNHLSEQHIIEMATVLGLVWSMSILSFLYSDMLGVPPFVQPVLFYALLALFLFNPTKTLRHEARFWTLRVLGRVFCAPFFYVGFADFWLADQLNSLHTVFLDFQYFVCFYIQNSSWTDVTDAETCIMRELSMRPFVVCLPAWFRFAQCLRRYRDTKETFPHLLNAVKYATSFFVVIFSYLHLTNKKYYALSTENPYFYLWLTVSVVSSCFTYSWDVKLDWGLFDSSAGENKFLREEIVYSSPYYYYFAMVEDFILRFGWAFSLSLTEMGYVHADLMVSIVAPLEVFSR from the exons ATGAAATTCGCGGAGCACCTGAGCGCTCACATTACACCGGAATGGAGGAAGCAGTATATCAACTATGAG GAAATGAAGGCTCTACTATATGCTGCAGTGGAACAAGCCCCATCAGCAGAAGCGAGCGAGGCACATGTGTTGGAGAGCTACTTTAGCAAGTTTGACGAAAAGTTTTTCCATTATTGCGACAAGGAACTGACCAAGATAAATACCTTCTATTCTG AAAAGTTAGCAGAAGCCACACGTAGATTTGCTACGCTTAACAACGAACTGAGCGAGATCTTATCCGTTTCTGAGGATGCCCAGAGTCGCAAGGCACGTTATCGCAGTCATATCCTTCACAAGAAGCCAGTGTCGGCGCGCAAACTACAAGAGCTCAAATTGGCGTTCTCCGAATTTTACctctttcttattttacttCAGAATTATCAAAATCTGAATTTTACTGGATTCCGGAAAATCTTGAAGAAGCATGACAAA CTTCTTAACGTGGACATTGGGGCGAAATGGCGTGCAGACCATGTTGACACAGCAATTTTTCATACGCGTAAGGATATAGACAGGCTCATTGTGGAAACTGAGGCTCTGGTCACTCGAGATCTGGAGCACGGCGACCGTCAACGAGCTATGAAACGGCTTAGGGTACCTCCACTCGGAGAACATCTCTCCCCGTGGATCACATTTAAAGTCGGCCTTTTTTCTGGTGCTTTTATCATTCTTTTCATAGCTGTGATGTTATCCG CTATGCGATACACGAAAAAGGACAACTGGAAGGTACTATGTCGAATTTATCGTGGACCACTTCTCATGATAGAATTCCTTTTTCTTATGGGAATCAACGTTTATGGTTGGAGGTCTTCTGGCGTGAACCATGTATTAATATTCGAACTGGATCCACGCAATCATCTGTCCGAGCAg CACATCATCGAAATGGCAACCGTACTCGGCTTGGTCTGGTCTATGTCCATTCTGTCCTTTCTGTATAGCGATATGCTAGGTGTACCGCCCTTTGTTCAACCA GTGCTGTTCTATGCGCTACTGGCATTATTCCTGTTCAATCCCACCAAGACGCTGCGACACGAGGCCAGATTCTGGACGCTACGCGTCCTGGGCCGCGTCTTCTGCGCACCCTTCTTCTACGTAGGCTTCGCAGACTTCTGGCTCGCCGATCAACTCAACTCCCTTCACACCGTCTTCCTAGATTTCCAGTATTTTGTCTGCTTCTACATTCAGAATTCCTCTTGGACCGATGTCACAG ATGCGGAAACCTGTATAATGCGTGAATTGTCGATGAGACCATTCGTGGTGTGTTTACCAGCCTGGTTTCGATTTGCCCAATGTCTCAGACGTTACCGGGACACCAAAGAAACTTTTCCGCACCTGTTGAACGCAGTCAAATATGCAACGAGCTTCTTTGTAGTCATCTTTTCTTACCTACACTTGACGAACAAAA AATACTACGCGCTATCTACGGAGAATCCTTACTTCTATTTGTGGCTGACAGTCAGTGTGGTgagttcttgcttcacgtatTCGTGGGATGTGAAACTGGATTGGGGCCTCTTTGACAGTAGCGCAGGGGAGAACAAGTTCCTCAGAGAAGAAATAGTTTATTCATCACCC tattattactattttgcGATGGTCGAGGACTTTATCTTGCGATTCGGTTGGGCGTTCTCCTTGTCCCTGACAGAGATGGGGTACGTCCACGCAGACCTTATGGTTTCCATAGTCGCTCCATTAGAAGTCTTCAG TCGCTAG
- the LOC105274587 gene encoding probable cytochrome P450 303a1 has product MLATAMLLLVLILLLLYLGCHKPKGYPPGPKWWPILGCALEVARIRQETGYLFKTCSMLCKKYGPVVGLKIGRDRIVVLNDLESMRSMLTNEDCDGRPIGPIYEARTWGARRGLIVVDEQLWVEQRRFVLRHLRDFGFGRTSMTKIIEHEALKLVEHFKKLLQDGYNYEIADARRPATLNNNIGQIYKLQKKSKDDLKKSDLCDESNVIEEKTPSRKASTVADLYVKAEDYAEVRKVSQSATMIIPMHDAFGVTVLNTLWKMMAGKRFDTGDKQLTYLQRILTKLLKEIDMIGAPFSHFPPLRFIAPEMSGYKSFLQTHQELWAFLKEELYNHKNTFVPDAPRDLMDVYLTVLNSKDCTDTFSESQLLAICVDLFMAGSETTSKALGFGFLYLILFPQVQRKAHEEIDRVLGRDRFPTLADRPKMPYIQAIVLESLRMFMGRTLNVPHRALRDTSIVGHKIPKDTMLIVNFNRVLMDESWGDPEDFRPERFLDSDGNVVTPEKYFPFSIGRHRCMGEILARSNIFIITAALLQAFSFSVVPGEPRPSTQDFVDGVTAGPKPYRALVSLRM; this is encoded by the exons ATGCTTGCCACGGCGATGTTACTGCTGGTCCTCATTCTACTATTGCTGTACCTAGGCTGCCACAAACCAAAAGGATATCCACCAG GTCCGAAATGGTGGCCTATTTTGGGCTGTGCGCTGGAAGTGGCGCGCATTCGCCAGGAAACAGGATATCTCTTCAAAACCTGCTCGATGCTCTGCAAGAAGTATGGTCCAGTGGTGGGTCTAAAGATCGGCAGAGACCGCATCGTCGTTCTAAATGATCTGGAGAGCATGCGATCAATGTTAACTAATGAAGACTGTGATGGCAGGCCGATCGGGCCGATATACGAGGCCAGAACTTGGGGTGCCAGACGGG GTCTGATCGTCGTGGACGAACAGCTGTGGGTGGAACAACGGCGATTCGTCCTGCGGCATCTGCGGGACTTTGGGTTTGGTCGCACCAGCATGACCAAAATCATCGAGCACGAGGCGCTGAAGCTGGTGGAGCACTTCAAGAAGTTGTTACAAGACGGTTACAATTACGAGATTGCCGATGCCCGGAGACCAGCAACGCTGAATAACAACATCGGCCAGATATACAAGCTGCAGAAGAAATCGAAAGACGACTTGAAGAAGTCTGATCTGTGCGACGAGTCAAATGTAATCGAGGAGAAGACTCCCAGTCGGAAAGCCTCGACGGTGGCGGATCTGTACGTGAAGGCCGAAGATTATGCAGAGGTCAGGAAAGTCTCCCAATCGGCGACAATGATCATACCTATGCACGACGCTTTCGGTGTGACTGTGCTCAACACTTTATGGAAGATGATGGCTGGCAAAAG ATTTGACACCGGCGACAAGCAGCTCACGTATCTGCAGCGTATCCTCACGAAGCTTCTCAAGGAAATCGATATGATCGGTGCGCCTTTCAGTCACTTCCCGCCGTTACGCTTCATTGCGCCTGAAATGTCCGGCTACAAGTCGTTCCTACAAACGCATCAGGAACTGTGGGCATTTCTGAAA GAGGAGTTGTACAATCATAAGAACACATTTGTACCAGATGCGCCGCGCGACTTGATGGACGTTTACCTGACTGTGCTAAATTCAAAAGATTGCACTGATACATTTTCAG aatCGCAACTATTAGCCATCTGCGTAGATCTTTTCATGGCGGGCTCCGAGACAACTTCGAAAGCACTTGGATTTGGATTTCTGTATCTGATACTATTTCCACAAGTTCAGAGGAAGGCGCATGAAGAAATAGACAGAGTACTCGGTCGTGACAGATTTCCCACATTAGCCGACAGACCGAA AATGCCATACATCCAAGCCATTGTCCTGGAGTCCCTAAGGATGTTCATGGGACGCACTTTGAACGTCCCGCACAGGGCATTGAGAGATACTTCTATCGTGGGCCATAAAATTCCAAAG gaCACGATGCTCATCGTGAATTTCAATAGAGTGCTCATGGACGAGTCTTGGGGTGACCCGGAGGATTTCCGGCCAGAGAGATTTCTCGATAGCGACGGCAACGTCGTTACGCCAGAAAAATACTTTCCATTCAGCATCG GTAGACATCGTTGCATGGGGGAAATATTAGCTAGAAGCAACATCTTTATCATAACGGCTGCTCTGCTGCAGGCGTTCAGCTTCTCCGTAGTGCCCGGTGAGCCGCGACCCTCCACACAAGACTTCGTAGACGGCGTCACAGCTGGTCCCAAACCGTACAGGGCATTAGTCTCCCTGAGAATGTGA